A single Bdellovibrio bacteriovorus DNA region contains:
- a CDS encoding general secretion pathway protein GspK, which produces MRKEIKVLGRNLAVPLSNQRGVAMMVTVACIMLIMYFAMEVSYDSNVEYLVNSQSLNRVKAYYAAKSGMQLSLLRIKIYQQAQSKFGAQLGNSPMLDQIWKFPFAWPMPIPDELSAVDKDNFKKIFKESSMDSSYIVTIEDEGSKIDLNDLNSPSKSLQEMTKKQLLNIFEQKKQEDEEFAREYSNVRFEELINNIADWMSPKSQSLNGGDKRANYAELNQLSQTDYYPPNRAFRTIAELHMVPGMNDTFFDLLQPRITIYGMKGINPNLATKEVLKSLDPAMTDEVVAEIIKRRETEEEGGPFKCDQNGGSQDFWSFVQQKGIRIMGNPEDIPMTCDTVMNFKIRSTGEFAGATREITAIVMDLNRAATKIKSFVDKEKQDPNPPPEDPTKPKTPTGGNNNQSNQVQKGPPRIVFWQER; this is translated from the coding sequence ATGCGCAAGGAAATCAAAGTTCTTGGCCGCAACCTAGCGGTCCCACTCAGTAATCAAAGGGGCGTGGCCATGATGGTGACCGTCGCTTGTATTATGCTGATCATGTATTTCGCGATGGAAGTCTCTTATGACTCCAACGTGGAATATTTAGTGAACTCACAAAGCTTGAATCGAGTGAAAGCCTATTACGCTGCCAAATCCGGAATGCAGCTAAGTCTTCTGCGCATCAAAATCTATCAGCAAGCGCAAAGTAAATTTGGCGCCCAATTAGGCAATAGCCCCATGCTAGATCAAATCTGGAAGTTCCCTTTCGCCTGGCCGATGCCCATCCCTGATGAGTTAAGCGCGGTCGACAAAGATAATTTCAAAAAAATCTTTAAAGAGTCCTCGATGGATTCCAGCTACATCGTCACGATTGAAGACGAAGGCTCAAAAATTGATTTGAACGACTTGAACTCTCCGTCAAAAAGCCTGCAAGAAATGACGAAGAAGCAGCTTCTAAATATCTTTGAACAAAAGAAACAAGAAGACGAAGAATTCGCCCGCGAATACAGCAACGTCCGCTTTGAAGAGTTGATCAACAACATCGCCGACTGGATGAGCCCCAAATCTCAATCCCTGAACGGCGGCGACAAAAGAGCGAACTACGCCGAACTCAATCAACTGTCCCAAACCGACTACTACCCCCCGAACCGCGCCTTTCGCACGATTGCCGAACTGCACATGGTTCCAGGAATGAATGATACTTTTTTTGATCTTCTTCAACCCAGAATCACCATCTACGGAATGAAGGGCATCAATCCAAATCTAGCAACAAAAGAAGTTTTAAAATCTTTAGACCCCGCAATGACCGACGAAGTCGTAGCTGAAATTATTAAAAGAAGAGAAACCGAAGAAGAGGGCGGCCCCTTTAAGTGCGACCAAAACGGCGGCAGCCAAGACTTCTGGAGCTTCGTACAACAAAAAGGCATCCGCATTATGGGAAATCCTGAAGACATCCCCATGACCTGCGACACCGTCATGAACTTCAAAATCAGAAGCACAGGCGAATTCGCCGGAGCCACAAGAGAAATCACCGCGATAGTGATGGACCTGAACCGCGCCGCTACGAAAATCAAATCCTTCGTAGACAAAGAAAAACAAGATCCAAACCCACCACCTGAGGACCCGACCAAACCAAAGACTCCGACAGGTGGAAACAACAACCAATCAAACCAAGTCCAAAAAGGCCCCCCAAGAATAGTCTTCTGGCAAGAACGCTAA
- a CDS encoding type II secretion system protein GspJ, translating into MRNNKGFTMIELMITVAILATLTVLTAQSITQAIKAKGKLQDQIDDVSRMRDAMRLVERDINLAYHYRDLEKEMEQILKKKNSTNANGGGNGGTAPSVFPDPNQDPNNRREVPRRDPATHFVGNGESLNLVTMNNARTTRNTAQADFLEVGYSVKDCKNLRNDSASSKCLWRRSTPYVDLDVTKGGDEVVLLENVSEFKLRYMGKGKQDWVTDWRTDAQGDGATKGKFPQAVEVSLTVEKKEKGKSKKYSMQAIVPIHFPNNPEEAANAQGNQSSWPQPSGPTQ; encoded by the coding sequence ATGAGAAACAATAAGGGTTTCACCATGATTGAGTTGATGATCACGGTTGCGATTCTGGCGACCCTCACCGTTTTAACGGCGCAGTCGATCACTCAAGCCATCAAAGCTAAAGGGAAATTGCAAGATCAAATCGACGATGTTTCCCGCATGCGCGATGCCATGCGCTTGGTGGAAAGAGATATCAATTTAGCTTATCACTATCGCGATCTTGAAAAAGAGATGGAGCAGATCTTAAAAAAGAAAAACTCCACGAATGCTAATGGCGGTGGCAACGGGGGGACGGCCCCTTCGGTGTTTCCCGACCCAAACCAAGACCCCAACAACCGCCGTGAAGTCCCTCGCCGCGATCCCGCAACTCACTTTGTAGGCAACGGCGAAAGCTTAAATCTAGTGACGATGAACAATGCGCGCACGACTCGCAATACCGCTCAAGCCGATTTTCTTGAAGTCGGTTATTCCGTGAAGGATTGCAAAAACTTGCGCAATGATTCCGCATCATCAAAATGTTTGTGGAGACGAAGCACGCCGTATGTGGATCTAGATGTCACTAAAGGCGGCGACGAAGTCGTTCTTCTAGAGAACGTCTCTGAATTCAAACTTCGCTACATGGGTAAAGGCAAGCAAGACTGGGTCACCGACTGGCGTACCGATGCTCAAGGCGACGGCGCAACAAAAGGAAAATTCCCCCAAGCCGTGGAAGTTTCTTTAACAGTTGAGAAAAAAGAAAAAGGCAAATCTAAAAAATACTCTATGCAAGCCATAGTCCCGATCCACTTCCCCAACAATCCTGAGGAGGCAGCAAATGCGCAAGGAAATCAAAGTTCTTGGCCGCAACCTAGCGGTCCCACTCAGTAA
- a CDS encoding prepilin-type N-terminal cleavage/methylation domain-containing protein, whose product MRNKRGFTLIETVMALVILSSGLLLLANSWSGSFMRVRKTQLSTEVSALLERKMVEVEMEYQGKPLDSIPEEKEDDFGSEYPQYSWRMTSKEFEVPDFSATLTAQAGGADELTLTIMKTLAEHLGKSIKEVKVTVIYKGAKKPLEFSATQYFVDYDKQLPLPSIPGAGG is encoded by the coding sequence GTGAGAAATAAAAGAGGTTTTACACTTATTGAAACGGTGATGGCGCTGGTCATCCTGTCTTCAGGTTTGCTTTTGCTAGCAAATTCTTGGAGCGGCAGTTTCATGCGTGTTCGTAAAACCCAGCTTTCTACCGAAGTCTCGGCCTTGCTTGAACGCAAAATGGTTGAAGTGGAAATGGAATATCAAGGTAAACCCTTAGACTCCATCCCCGAAGAAAAAGAAGACGACTTTGGTTCCGAATATCCTCAGTACTCTTGGCGCATGACTTCGAAAGAATTTGAAGTTCCGGATTTTTCAGCGACGCTCACAGCCCAAGCGGGCGGCGCAGACGAGCTGACATTGACGATCATGAAAACTTTGGCCGAGCACTTAGGAAAATCCATCAAGGAAGTCAAAGTCACGGTGATCTACAAAGGTGCGAAGAAGCCTTTAGAATTTTCGGCCACTCAATATTTCGTCGATTACGATAAACAACTGCCACTTCCTTCCATCCCGGGTGCGGGAGGCTAG
- a CDS encoding pilus assembly FimT family protein, which translates to MRSQKGFTLIEIMIVLAILGAVVALVAPRFVKRDGNIKAVARSFIVLSKEIRNKARLTNSTYRLVINMDTQDEAYWVERANGPQPVDPKMYEEALKKESEKEEEAPPPLFQMDKSLTKSEKKLPSGLRFGSVETINMKSPITSGLAYIHFFPEGFVEASAVQITNGNNLTWTLVFNPLTGQADIIEKASSLKDVQR; encoded by the coding sequence ATGCGTTCGCAAAAGGGCTTCACGCTAATTGAAATCATGATCGTGCTGGCAATTCTTGGCGCGGTCGTAGCGTTGGTAGCCCCCCGTTTCGTTAAAAGAGATGGAAATATCAAAGCCGTTGCTCGGAGCTTCATCGTTCTGAGCAAGGAAATCCGCAACAAAGCCCGCCTCACAAACTCCACGTATCGCTTAGTCATCAATATGGACACGCAAGATGAAGCTTATTGGGTCGAAAGAGCCAATGGCCCGCAGCCTGTGGACCCTAAGATGTACGAAGAGGCTTTAAAGAAAGAATCTGAAAAAGAGGAAGAGGCTCCGCCGCCGCTTTTTCAGATGGATAAATCCCTCACAAAATCAGAAAAAAAACTTCCCAGTGGCCTGCGTTTTGGCTCTGTGGAAACCATCAATATGAAGTCCCCTATCACTTCGGGACTCGCGTATATTCACTTCTTCCCTGAAGGCTTTGTGGAAGCCTCCGCCGTGCAAATCACGAACGGAAATAATTTAACTTGGACTCTTGTTTTTAATCCTTTAACGGGTCAAGCTGATATTATAGAAAAAGCTTCTTCGTTAAAGGATGTCCAACGGTGA